One genomic window of Microbacterium testaceum StLB037 includes the following:
- the ykgO gene encoding type B 50S ribosomal protein L36 encodes MKVRASIKSLKKQPGAQVVRRRGKVFVINKLNPRYKGRQG; translated from the coding sequence ATGAAGGTCCGTGCCTCGATCAAGTCCCTGAAGAAGCAACCGGGTGCGCAGGTCGTGCGCCGACGCGGGAAGGTCTTCGTGATCAACAAGCTCAACCCGCGGTACAAGGGCCGCCAGGGCTGA
- a CDS encoding GTP-binding protein, protein MSRTIAIMGVCAPERRTYAERTALALTRPLHLLRHSDLRVAHALPLPRPRADDENVVVDLGTDVDLIHAIAARGGPEAEAICVVDARHMIGDLLDDARLVASARAGDPRGDVGARARQGALALELATRIVWVNWEQVPTSALAVQMALASHLNPRAVVRLSRDPLSDLASGGTHQGEILERAGWVHALNEEHDPYMRDNRVMTLRYDQVRPFHPGRLSAALDRLDGGAAGRLVRSAGFCRLATRLGILARWEHVGSSMWLEPIGADDGRMGLGQEIAFTGLDLSAPRLAHILDGAALTDAEFAAGPSSWASFDDPLPAWPAVPSSIPDATD, encoded by the coding sequence ATGAGCCGAACGATCGCGATCATGGGCGTCTGCGCCCCCGAACGCCGGACATACGCCGAACGCACCGCCCTGGCACTGACCCGCCCCCTGCACCTGCTCCGCCACAGCGACCTGCGGGTCGCGCACGCGCTCCCCCTCCCCCGCCCGCGCGCGGACGACGAGAACGTCGTGGTCGACCTCGGCACCGATGTCGACCTCATCCACGCGATCGCCGCGCGCGGCGGTCCCGAGGCCGAAGCGATCTGCGTGGTCGACGCGCGGCACATGATCGGCGACCTGCTCGACGACGCCCGGCTGGTGGCATCCGCGCGTGCCGGCGATCCCCGCGGAGACGTCGGAGCCCGCGCGCGACAGGGCGCGCTCGCCCTCGAGCTCGCCACGCGCATCGTCTGGGTGAACTGGGAGCAGGTGCCGACGTCCGCGCTCGCAGTCCAGATGGCGCTGGCCTCGCACCTCAATCCCCGGGCGGTGGTGCGCCTGTCGCGCGACCCCCTCAGCGATCTCGCCTCCGGCGGCACGCACCAGGGCGAGATCCTCGAGCGGGCCGGGTGGGTCCACGCCCTCAACGAGGAGCACGACCCGTACATGCGCGACAACCGGGTCATGACGCTCCGCTACGACCAGGTACGCCCGTTCCACCCCGGTCGGCTCTCTGCCGCCCTCGATCGGCTCGACGGCGGCGCAGCCGGACGCCTCGTCCGGTCGGCCGGATTCTGCCGCCTCGCCACGCGCCTCGGCATCCTGGCGCGGTGGGAGCACGTCGGCTCGTCGATGTGGCTCGAACCGATCGGCGCCGACGACGGGCGCATGGGCCTCGGCCAGGAGATCGCTTTCACCGGACTCGACCTCTCGGCCCCGCGCCTCGCGCACATCCTCGACGGCGCGGCCCTGACCGACGCCGAGTTCGCCGCCGGCCCGTCGTCGTGGGCGTCCTTCGACGACCCGCTCCCCGCTTGGCCCGCGGTGCCGTCGTCGATCCCGGATGCCACCGACTGA